GCTTTTTCGAAGTGGTCGAGAAGCTCAAGGAACTCGGCCCTCTGTTCGCTTCCGTCACCTACGGTGCGGGCGGCGGCACCCAGGACAATACCCTGGAGATCGCCACCCGCATGAAGCGCGACCACGGCATCGAGCCCATCGTTCATCTGACCAGCGTGGGCGCGTCGGCTGAAAAGCTGGATGCGTTCCTGGCCAGCCTGACCGCTGCGGGCATCGAAAATGTCCTGGCCCTTCGCGGCGATCCGCCTCGTGGGCAGGAAGACTTTGATTTTGAGTCCCAGGAGTTTCGTCATGCCACTGATGTCATTGAGTTCATCCGCCAACGCTATCCCAATATTTGTGTGGGCGGGGCTGCGTATCCTGAGCCTCATCCCGAATCACCGTCCATTCAGTCCGACCTGGACATGGTCCAACTGAAGGTGGCCAAGGGCGCCAAGTTTCTCGTAACCCAACTTTTTTTCGACAACCGCCTTTATTTCGACTATGTGGCCCGGCTGCGGGCCATGGGCGCGAATGTGCCCGTGGTTCCGGGGGTACTGCCCATAATGAGTCTGCGTTCGGCCAAGTTCATTCTCGGGCTTTGCGGCGCGGCCATTCCGGGCAAGTTCCTGAGTGCTTTGGAAAAGGCCAATGAGGAAGGCGGCGACGAGGCTGTCTACGCCCTGGGCATCGACTACGCCGTCAGGCAGGCGCAGCAGCTCATCGACGGCGGGGCGCCCGGCGTCCATCTCTATACGCTCAACCGTGCCGAGGCATGCCTAGAAATCGGCAAGAATCTGAAGATATGACGGGGGAATTTTTGTCATGAGCAGGAATCCAGTGGTGGCTGTCTGCGGCGCAACCGGCGCGGTCGGCCAGGAGATGTTGAAGATTCTGGAGCAGCGCGATTTTCCGCACAGCGAGATCATTCCCATGGCGTCGGCCCGCAGTGTGGGCAAGAAAGTTGCCTTCAAGGGCCGCGAGTTGAAGGTGGTCGAACTGACCGAAGACGCTTTTGCCGGGGTGGATCTGGCCCTGTTTTCGGCCGGCGGTTCCACCTCGGAGAAGTTCTCGCCCCTCGCTGCCAAGGCGGGCTGTGTGGTTGTGGACAATTCCTCGGCATGGCGCATGGACGATAATTGTCCGCTGGTGGTGCCCGAGGTCAACCCCCACGACCTGGATTGGCACAAGGGCATCATTGCCAATCCCAACTGTTCGACCATTCAGCTGATGCTGGCGCTCAAGCCCATCCATGACGAGGCCCGCATCCGGCGCGTGGTGGTCTCCACCTATCAGGCTGTTTCCGGTACAGGGCACAAGGCCGTGGAGGAACTGGAGAATCAGGTCCGTCGTCTGATGAGCGGCCAGCCTGTGGTGGCTGACGTGTATCCGCATCAGATCGCCTTCAACTGCCTGCCGCAGATCGATGTGTTCATGGACAACGGTTACACCAAGGAAGAGATGAAGATGGTCAACGAGACCATCAAGATAATGGGTGATCCGTCCATCAGGGTCACGGCTACCTGTGTGCGCGTGCCGGTTTTCTATGGCCACAGCGAGTCTGTGAACATCGAGACCGAGGAAAAACTCACTGCCGACGACGTACGCGCCTTGCTGGCCAAGGCCCCGGGCGTTACGGTTGTCGATTTCCCCGAGAAAAAGGCATATCCCATGCCCATCCATGCCGCTGGCGAGGACGACACCTATGTCGGTCGCATCCGCGAGGACGAGACCATTCCCAACGGCATCAACATGTGGGTGGTTTCGGACAACGTCCGCAAGGGTGCGGCCCTGAACACCATTCAGATCGCCGAGACCCTGATTGAGCGCGACCTACTGCGCGTTCCCGCCTAAGGGGCATTGTCATGGCGCAAGTTGTGGACAGGGCAACCTATCTTGAGGCGATGCTGGCGGCTCCCAGGCC
This genomic stretch from Pseudodesulfovibrio alkaliphilus harbors:
- a CDS encoding methylenetetrahydrofolate reductase, whose protein sequence is MHVCDLIEKHSPFLSLEFFPPKEKDAWPGFFEVVEKLKELGPLFASVTYGAGGGTQDNTLEIATRMKRDHGIEPIVHLTSVGASAEKLDAFLASLTAAGIENVLALRGDPPRGQEDFDFESQEFRHATDVIEFIRQRYPNICVGGAAYPEPHPESPSIQSDLDMVQLKVAKGAKFLVTQLFFDNRLYFDYVARLRAMGANVPVVPGVLPIMSLRSAKFILGLCGAAIPGKFLSALEKANEEGGDEAVYALGIDYAVRQAQQLIDGGAPGVHLYTLNRAEACLEIGKNLKI
- a CDS encoding aspartate-semialdehyde dehydrogenase encodes the protein MSRNPVVAVCGATGAVGQEMLKILEQRDFPHSEIIPMASARSVGKKVAFKGRELKVVELTEDAFAGVDLALFSAGGSTSEKFSPLAAKAGCVVVDNSSAWRMDDNCPLVVPEVNPHDLDWHKGIIANPNCSTIQLMLALKPIHDEARIRRVVVSTYQAVSGTGHKAVEELENQVRRLMSGQPVVADVYPHQIAFNCLPQIDVFMDNGYTKEEMKMVNETIKIMGDPSIRVTATCVRVPVFYGHSESVNIETEEKLTADDVRALLAKAPGVTVVDFPEKKAYPMPIHAAGEDDTYVGRIREDETIPNGINMWVVSDNVRKGAALNTIQIAETLIERDLLRVPA